Proteins from a genomic interval of Oxyura jamaicensis isolate SHBP4307 breed ruddy duck chromosome 10, BPBGC_Ojam_1.0, whole genome shotgun sequence:
- the FRMD5 gene encoding FERM domain-containing protein 5 isoform X2 — protein MLSRWMSGSSRNLDREYNCTVRLLDDSEYTCTIQRDAKGQYLFDLLCHHLNLLEKDYFGIRFVDPDKQRHWLEFTKSVVKQMRAQPPFTMCFRVKFYPTDPAALKEEITRYLVFLQIKRDLYHGRLLCKTSDAALLAAYILQAEIGDYDPGKHPEGYSSKFQFFPKHSEKLERKIAEIHKSELSGQTPATSELNFLRKAQTLETYGVDPHPCKDVSGNAAFLAFTPFGFVVLQGNKRVHFIKWNEVTKMKFEGKTFYLYVSQKEEKKIVLTYFAPTPEACKHLWKCGIENQAFYKLEKSSQVRTVSSSNLFFKGSRFRYSGRVAKEVMESSAKIKREPPEIHRAGLVPSRSCPSITHGPRLSSVPRTRRRAVHISIMEGLESLRDSAHSTPVRSASHGDAFVPPGRGGRAESSERVAVIADESYSPADSVLPTPVAEHSLELMLLSRQLNGAPCSIEEEKESEAGTPSAAEAEEPGELRALCLGAGGRGGTRAEQAMVCLQSPRRGKPAH, from the exons AGAGATGCCAAGGGTCAGTACCTGTTCGACCTTCTGTGCCACCACCTGAACCTGCTGGAGAAGGATTACTTCGGCATTCGGTTTGTGGACCCCGACAAGCAAAGG CACTGGCTGGAGTTCACAAAGTCGGTTGTGAAGCAGATGAGGG CCCAGCCGCCCTTCACCATGTGCTTCCGCGTCAAGTTCTACCCCACGGACCCCGCGGCTCTGAAGGAGGAGATCACCAG GTATTTAGTCTTCCTGCAGATCAAACGAGATCTCTACCACGGCCGTCTCCTCTGCAAGACTTCAGATGCTGCTTTGCTGGCCGCCTATATCCTTCAAG CCGAGATCGGGGACTACGACCCGGGGAAGCACCCGGAGGGCTACAGCTCCAAGTTCCAGTTCTTCCCCAAGCACTCGGAAAAGCTGGAGAGGAAAATCGCGGAGATCCACAAGTCGGAGCTGAG TGGGCAGACACCAGCTACTTCAGAGCTGAATTTCCTAAGGAAAGCCCAGACTCTGGAGACCTACGGAGTTGACCCCCACCCCTGCAAG GACGTGTCGGGAAACGCGGCGTTTCTGGCCTTCACGCCCTTCGGGTTCGTGGTGCTGCAGGGAAACAAGCGAGTGCACTTCATCAAATG GAATGAGGTGaccaaaatgaaatttgagGGAAAGACTTTCTATTTATACGTAAGTCAGAAGGAG gaaaagaaaattgtccTTACCTATTTTGCCCCAACGCCAGAAGCCTGCAAGCACCTCTGGAAGTGTGGGATCGAAAACCAAGCCTTCTACAA GCTGGAGAAGTCGAGCCAGGTCCGGACGGTGTCCAGCAGCAACTTGTTCTTCAAAGGAAGCCGGTTCCGATACAG TGGCCGCGTGGCAAAAGAAGTGATGGAGTCCAGCGCCAAGATCAAGCGGGAGCCGCCGGAGATACATCG ggcagggctggtgccGAGCCGGAGCTGCCCCTCCATCACCCACGGCCCCCGGCTGAGCAGCGTGCCCCGCACCCGCAGGAGAGCCGTCCACATCTCCATCATGGAAG gcCTGGAGTCGCTGCGTGACAGCGCCCACTCCACCCCGGTGCGCTCGGCCTCCCACGGCGACGCCTTCGTGCCCCCCGGCCGCGGCGGCCGCGCCGAGAGCAGCGAGCGGGTGGCCGTCATCGCCGACGAGAGCTACAGCCCGGCCGACAGCGTGCTGCCCACGCCGgtggctgagcacagcctggAGCTGATGCTGCTGTCGCGGCAGCTGAACGGGGCCCCGTGCAGCATCGAGGAGGAGAAGGAGTCGGAGGCCGGCACGCCCAGCGCGGCCGAGGCCGAGGAGCCGGGCGAGCTCCGCGCCCTGTGCCTGGGCGCCGGCGGCCGCGGCGGGACACGGGCGGAACAG GCGATGGTTTGCCTGCAAAGTCCGCGCCGTGGTAAGCCTGCTCATTGA
- the FRMD5 gene encoding FERM domain-containing protein 5 isoform X1, which yields MLSRWMSGSSRNLDREYNCTVRLLDDSEYTCTIQRDAKGQYLFDLLCHHLNLLEKDYFGIRFVDPDKQRHWLEFTKSVVKQMRAQPPFTMCFRVKFYPTDPAALKEEITRYLVFLQIKRDLYHGRLLCKTSDAALLAAYILQAEIGDYDPGKHPEGYSSKFQFFPKHSEKLERKIAEIHKSELSGQTPATSELNFLRKAQTLETYGVDPHPCKDVSGNAAFLAFTPFGFVVLQGNKRVHFIKWNEVTKMKFEGKTFYLYVSQKEEKKIVLTYFAPTPEACKHLWKCGIENQAFYKLEKSSQVRTVSSSNLFFKGSRFRYSGRVAKEVMESSAKIKREPPEIHRAGLVPSRSCPSITHGPRLSSVPRTRRRAVHISIMEGLESLRDSAHSTPVRSASHGDAFVPPGRGGRAESSERVAVIADESYSPADSVLPTPVAEHSLELMLLSRQLNGAPCSIEEEKESEAGTPSAAEAEEPGELRALCLGAGGRGGTRAEQVNKFVLSVLRLLLVTVGLLFVLLLLLIVLTESDLDTAFFRDIRQTPEFEQFHYQYFCPLRRWFACKVRAVVSLLIDT from the exons AGAGATGCCAAGGGTCAGTACCTGTTCGACCTTCTGTGCCACCACCTGAACCTGCTGGAGAAGGATTACTTCGGCATTCGGTTTGTGGACCCCGACAAGCAAAGG CACTGGCTGGAGTTCACAAAGTCGGTTGTGAAGCAGATGAGGG CCCAGCCGCCCTTCACCATGTGCTTCCGCGTCAAGTTCTACCCCACGGACCCCGCGGCTCTGAAGGAGGAGATCACCAG GTATTTAGTCTTCCTGCAGATCAAACGAGATCTCTACCACGGCCGTCTCCTCTGCAAGACTTCAGATGCTGCTTTGCTGGCCGCCTATATCCTTCAAG CCGAGATCGGGGACTACGACCCGGGGAAGCACCCGGAGGGCTACAGCTCCAAGTTCCAGTTCTTCCCCAAGCACTCGGAAAAGCTGGAGAGGAAAATCGCGGAGATCCACAAGTCGGAGCTGAG TGGGCAGACACCAGCTACTTCAGAGCTGAATTTCCTAAGGAAAGCCCAGACTCTGGAGACCTACGGAGTTGACCCCCACCCCTGCAAG GACGTGTCGGGAAACGCGGCGTTTCTGGCCTTCACGCCCTTCGGGTTCGTGGTGCTGCAGGGAAACAAGCGAGTGCACTTCATCAAATG GAATGAGGTGaccaaaatgaaatttgagGGAAAGACTTTCTATTTATACGTAAGTCAGAAGGAG gaaaagaaaattgtccTTACCTATTTTGCCCCAACGCCAGAAGCCTGCAAGCACCTCTGGAAGTGTGGGATCGAAAACCAAGCCTTCTACAA GCTGGAGAAGTCGAGCCAGGTCCGGACGGTGTCCAGCAGCAACTTGTTCTTCAAAGGAAGCCGGTTCCGATACAG TGGCCGCGTGGCAAAAGAAGTGATGGAGTCCAGCGCCAAGATCAAGCGGGAGCCGCCGGAGATACATCG ggcagggctggtgccGAGCCGGAGCTGCCCCTCCATCACCCACGGCCCCCGGCTGAGCAGCGTGCCCCGCACCCGCAGGAGAGCCGTCCACATCTCCATCATGGAAG gcCTGGAGTCGCTGCGTGACAGCGCCCACTCCACCCCGGTGCGCTCGGCCTCCCACGGCGACGCCTTCGTGCCCCCCGGCCGCGGCGGCCGCGCCGAGAGCAGCGAGCGGGTGGCCGTCATCGCCGACGAGAGCTACAGCCCGGCCGACAGCGTGCTGCCCACGCCGgtggctgagcacagcctggAGCTGATGCTGCTGTCGCGGCAGCTGAACGGGGCCCCGTGCAGCATCGAGGAGGAGAAGGAGTCGGAGGCCGGCACGCCCAGCGCGGCCGAGGCCGAGGAGCCGGGCGAGCTCCGCGCCCTGTGCCTGGGCGCCGGCGGCCGCGGCGGGACACGGGCGGAACAGGTGAATAAGTTTGTTTTAAGTGTCCTCCGTTTGCTCCTTGTGACAGTTGGACTCCTCTTTGTTTTGCTCCTTCTCCTGATCGTCCTTACCGAGTCCGACCTTGACACTGCCTTTTTCCGCGATATCCGCCAGACCCCCGAGTTCGAGCAGTTCCATTACCAATACTTTTGTCCCCTCAGGCGATGGTTTGCCTGCAAAGTCCGCGCCGTGGTAAGCCTGCTCATTGACACCTGA
- the WDR76 gene encoding WD repeat-containing protein 76, producing MALSQPSAVVPEELSPLSQQREQERTPTGGAEPQRGPEQDERRAGPGRQLRVLLTPLSVAGRRLPQKRLLGAYGGGGEAAGKRLRAEPPGTPPGSPQGPAPAASPSGNGSEGGWDAESDGSDGGGAAQDGYPQLSAYERKRLKNITENAKFFAALQLHESAARLHKIATKRQSNVTKRPKPKKAEDETVRRRSMRLQRVEPSGIPVLEVPAQPGAEEEYPQVPAGPLPMVPENQVENSKLTEELLATWMKISETKPDDTEKHTCDMKRYQHSLNSMVLSEDNVKKVVKNRVCSVAIHPSESIIFVAAGDKYGQIGLWNVDCKTEEGAHVFTPHNYSVNCMHFSPSNPAHLLSLSHDVLRCGDVTRAIFDEICRSEESLSSFDFLEDNASTAVLGYWDGSVAVVDRRTPGTSLELSANIGFKITRTVHVHPVNKQYFVAAGSVDVRIYDVRYLKSDGNKPVSSLNGHTKSVASAYFSPVTGNRVVTVCADDKLRVYDTSSLSSTVAVLSTVRHNNNTGRWLTRFRAIWDPKQEDCFVVGSMARPRQIEVYQDTGKLLHSFYNVDYLGSVCSINVVHPSKNILVGGNSSGRLHVFKEQ from the exons ATGGCGCTCTCGCAGCCCAGCGCGGTGGTTCCCGAGGAGCTGTCGCCTCTCAGCCAGCAGCGGGAGCAG GAGCGCACCCCGACCGGCGGCGCCGAGCCGCAGCGAGGCCCGGAGCAGGACGAGCgccgagcggggccggggcggcaGCTGCGGGTGCTGCTCACGCCGCTCTCCGTGGCGGGCCGCCGGCTGCCCCAGAAGCGGCTGCTGGGCGCCtacggcggcggcggggaggcggcgggcaAGAGGCTCCGAGCCGAGCCCCCCGGGACGCCCCCCGGCAGCCCGCAGGGCCCGgcccccgctgcctcccccagcGGCAACGGCTCGGAGGGCGGCTGGGACGCGGAGAGCGACGGCAGCGACGGCGGAGGAGCGGCGCAG gaTGGGTACCCACAGTTATCAGcttatgaaaggaaaagactaaagaacatcacagaaaatgcaaaattcttCGCTGCCTTACAGCTGCACGAG tcaGCTGCAAGACTTCACAAAATTGCAACTAAAAGACAATCTAATGTCACTAAAAG ACCTAAGCCtaagaaagcagaagatgaaacCGTACGACGAAGATCTATGCGCCTCCAAAGAGTCGAGCCGTCAGGAATCCCAGTGCTGGAGGTGCCtgcccagccaggagcagaggaggaatAT CCTCAGGTTCCAGCCGGACCTCTGCCAATGGTTCCAGAAAATCAGGTGGAGAACAGCAAACTGACAGAGGAATTGCTGGCTACGTGGATGAAAATAAGCGAG ACGAAACCCGATGATACCGAAAAGCACACCTGTGACATGAAGAG GTACCAGCACAGCCTGAACAGTATGGTCCTCAGCGAAGATAATGTCAAGAAGGTCGTGAAAAATCGAGTGTGTTCCGTGGCCATCCATCCTTCTGAAAGCATCATCTTTGTGGCAGCTGGAGACAAGTATGGGCAGATTGGCCTCTGGAACGTC GACTGTAAGACTGAAGAAGGAGCACACGTCTTCACTCCGCACAACTACTCGGTCAACTGCATGCACTTTTCTCCATCTAACCCTGCTCATTTGCTGTCCCTGAGCCACGATGTTCTGCGGTGCGGTGACGTTACTAGGGCGATCTTTGATGAG ATATGCAGAAGTGAGGAAAGCCTATCCTCCTTTGATTTTTTGGAAGATAACGCCTCCACTGCAGTACTAGGATACTGGGATGGCAGCGTCGCCGTCGTGGACAGACGGACCCCAGGAACATCTTTAGAGCTTTCTGCTAACATTGGCTTCAAAATAACGCGGACAGTCCATGTTCACCCAGTGAATAAGCAGTATTTCGTTGCTGCGGGCTCAGT GGATGTTCGTATTTATGATGTTCGATACCTGAAGTCTGATGGGAACAAGCCTGTGAGCTCTCTTAATGGACACACAAAAAGTGTTGCTTCTGCATACTTCTCACCTGTAACTGGCAACAGAGTCGTGACAGTGTGTGCTGATGATAAACTGAG ggtCTACGACACCAGCTCTTTATCGTCTACTGTTGCAGTTCTCAGCACTGTCAG gCATAACAATAACACAGGGCGCTGGTTAACCAGGTTCAGAGCGATCTGGGACCCGAAACAAGAAGACTGCTTTGTGGTGGGCAGCATGGCGCGGCCGAGGCAGATAGAGGTCTACCAAGATACCGGAAAGTTGTTGCACTCTTTCTATAACGTTGATTACTTGGGCTCGGTGTGCTCCATTAATGTTGTTCATCCCAGTAAGAACATCTTAGTGGGTGGCAACTCCAGTGGTCGCCTTCATGTGTTCAAAGAACAATAA